In Tachysurus vachellii isolate PV-2020 chromosome 1, HZAU_Pvac_v1, whole genome shotgun sequence, a genomic segment contains:
- the LOC132840384 gene encoding teashirt homolog 1-like gives MARRKQREPRKSAAYLPLEIKAATFEDKQLQDDGLALNDHRQYIFTEEEERDAKTSLRFQDSPNSNGTNPDTGCLSPLSDTGDQIPDFKSIDLKEGHEEEEARSSSDNGVLDNRARTKAFCTNLISDASWSDVVMNIMKSRATASSTASMTQPNGNNIINRPSNHNRNILNGKAESISNGSTVTNCSIKASNGPGVVYDWHQAAVAKTLQQTHHHLSPDSSLFSTVQLYRQNHKLYGSVLTGASRFKCRDCNAAYDTLVGLTVHMNNTGHYHDDNREKEEENNSKHWSKPRKRSLMEMEGKEDAQKVLKCMFCGHSFESLQDLSVHMIKTKHYQKVPLKEPVPALATKLVPAAKKRFHDSLISPCSPKLITYSRKEASVFPVKGIVNPYVTPNNRYGYQNGASYTWQFEERKAQILKCMECGSSHDTLQQLTAHMMVTGHFLKVTNTAVKKGKQLVFDQIVEESTQSIPLPPTAAVVKHQSVSPALSSGSEAKMEEVFEPVAKRIKEEKEEVSMDSTSYKYLTEEDLQETAKGGMDILKSLENTVSSAISKAQTGAPTWGGYSSIHAAYQLQGAAKPSIVPPVVQSVQAVINSNLLSLNPDSGSLIYTPPTQSLPLSLRNSVSTMEELMEKVSGRTLVKKEREERTGIADAATSISPLMRDNKVSVDTKTNVGMCKVEPMEMLVESHNTNHSLELDKSPIGNGHCLGIANDQSSERSFISPLNSLQLVVNSHLPKASKVFSSSSDPLSVLYKISNRVDKTAHHSSSDEQNGTIDTDLYKDSDQPIDLRKCKSTTGSLSLSDSLNLPENALMDISDMVKSLTSQLTPKSSIPPYLLGKSDTDRSSSEEPMENFSSAQKQKGRQSSWNPQHLLILQAEFVSSLKQTPEGCYIVTDLCPHERVKICKFTGLLMTTVSHWLANVKYQLRRTGGTKFLKNLDSRNPLFLCGECDSKFQTPSAYINHLESHLGFSLKEMSKMCPR, from the exons ATGGCgaggagaaaacagagagaaccCAGGAAATCTGCAG ctTACCTTCCATTGGAGATTAAAGCAGCCACTTTTGAAGACAAGCAACTTCAAGATGACGGTCTTGCTTTGAATGACCATAGGCAATACATATTCActgaggaagaggaaagagatgCAAAAACGTCTCTGAGATTTCAGGACTCCCCTAACAGTAATGGGACCAACCCAGATACTGGCTGTCTTTCCCCGCTCAGTGACACCGGTGATCAGATCCCTGATTTTAAAAGCATTGATTTAAAAGAAGGacatgaagaggaagaagcacGGAGCAGCTCGGACAACGGCGTTCTGGATAACCGAGCTCGGACAAAAGCCTTCTGCACAAACCTGATCTCTGATGCATCGTGGTCCGACGTTGTGATGAATATCATGAAAAGTAGAGCAACCGCGTCTAGCACGGCTAGCATGACGCAACCGAATGGCAATAACATAATTAATAGACCAAGCAATCACAATCGAAATATCCTTAACGGAAAGGCAGAAAGCATTTCAAATGGCAGCACAGTTACTAACTGCAGCATTAAGGCTTCTAACGGTCCTGGTGTGGTGTATGACTGGCATCAGGCTGCTGTAGCTAAAACACTCCAACAAACACACCACCACTTATCACCAGACTCAAGCCTGTTCAGCACGGTGCAGCTCTACCGGCAAAACCACAAACTCTATGGTTCTGTTTTGACTGGTGCTAGCAGGTTCAAGTGCAGGGACTGCAATGCTGCATATGACACATTAGTAGGTCTTACAGTTCACATGAACAATACTGGTCATTACCATGATGACAAccgagagaaagaagaagagaataaCAGCAAGCATTGGTCGAAGCCACGCAAGCGTTCATTGATGGAGATGGAAGGCAAGGAGGATGCCCAAAAGGTACTGAAGTGCATGTTCTGTGGCCACTCCTTTGAATCTTTACAGGACTTAAGTGTCCACATGATTAAGACAAAGCATTACCAGAAAGTGCCTCTTAAAGAGCCTGTGCCAGCTTTGGCCACCAAACTGGTTCCGGCAGCCAAAAAAAGATTTCATGATTCCCTAATTTCCCCTTGTTCCCCAAAGTTGATTACATATTCCAGGAAAGAGGCTTCAGTGTTTCCTGTGAAGGGCATTGTTAATCCTTACGTTACACCAAACAATCGCTATGGATACCAGAATGGTGCCAGCTACACTTGGCAGTTTGAGGAACGCAAAGCACAAATTCTGAAGTGCATGGAGTGTGGGAGCTCCCATGATACACTGCAGCAACTCACTGCCCACATGATGGTCACAGGCCACTTCCTGAAGGTCACAAACACTGCAGTGAAAAAAGGAAAGCAGCTAGTGTTTGATCAAATTGTGGAGGAAAGCACACAGTCAATTCCGTTACCTCCAACAGCTGCCGTTGTTAAACACCAGTCGGTGTCACCTGCTCTGTCTTCTGGATCAGAGGCCAAGATGGAGGAGGTTTTCGAACCAGTGGCGAAAAGGATcaaggaggagaaggaagaggTCAGCATGGATTCTACATCATATAAGTACCTTACAGAGGAAGACCTTCAGGAGACTGCTAAAGGAGGGATGGACATTCTGAAGTCTCTTGAGAACACGGTGTCCAGTGCCATCAGTAAGGCTCAGACAGGTGCGCCCACCTGGGGAGGATACTCCAGCATCCATGCCGCTTATCAACTTCAGGGAGCTGCGAAGCCGTCTATTGTACCTCCGGTGGTTCAAAGTGTGCAAGCAGTCATCAATAGCAACCTTCTTTCACTCAATCCTGATTCTGGATCACTTATTTACACTCCTCCCACACAGTCATTGCCCTTGAGCCTCAGGAACAGCGTATCTACCATGGAGGAGCTGATGGAGAAGGTCTCGGGAAGGACCTTggtaaagaaagagagggaagaaAGGACGGGGATTGCAGATGCAGCTACGTCAATATCACCGTTAATGAGAGACAACAAAGTTAGTGTTGATACAAAGACAAATGTAGGTATGTGTAAAGTGGAACCTATGGAGATGTTAGTAGAAAGCCATAATACGAACCATAGCCTAGAGTTAGACAAGTCACCCATCGGTAATGGCCACTGTTTAGGGATTGCTAATGATCAATCATCTGAGAGGTCTTTTATAAGCCCTCTAAATTCACTCCAGTTAGTTGTGAACTCGCACCTTCCCAAAGCATCTAAGGTGTTCAGCTCCTCCTCTGATCCTCTTTCTGTGTTATACAAGATCAGCAACAGGGTGGACAAAACTGCCCACCATTCGTCATCTGATGAGCAAAATGGGACGATTGACACAGATTTATACAAGGACAGTGACCAGCCTATAGATCTGAGAAAATGCAAAAGCACTACTGGCA GCTTATCTCTGTCGGATTCTCTAAACCTACCAGAAAATGCCCTCATGGACATCTCAGACATGGTAAAGAGCCTCACTAGCCAGCTCACTCCCAAGTCCTCCATTCCACCGTACCTTTTAGGGAAATCTGACACTGATAGGAGTTCATCTGAGGAGCCAATGGAAAACTTTTCTTCTGCGCAAAAGCAAAAAGGTCGTCAGTCCAGCTGGAACCCTCAGCACTTACTCATTCTTCAGGCTGAGTTTGTGTCAAGCCTGAAACAGACCCCAGAAGGTTGCTACATCGTAACAGACCTCTGTCCTCACGAACGTGTAAAAATCTGCAAGTTCACAGGTCTCTTAATGACCACGGTGTCACACTGGCTTGCGAATGTGAAGTACCAGCTGCGGAGAACAGGAGGGACCAAGTTTCTAAAGAACCTGGACTCCAGAAatcctttgtttctttgtggAGAGTGCGATTCAAAATTCCAGACTCCTTCTGCTTACATTAACCATCTGGAGTCTCACCTCGGTTTTAGCCTCAAGGAAATGTCCAAGATGTGTCCGAGGTGA